A DNA window from Paenibacillus sp. HWE-109 contains the following coding sequences:
- the sufC gene encoding Fe-S cluster assembly ATPase SufC has product MANSSTFTIDGLKANVEGKEILKGLSLEIKGGEIHAIMGPNGTGKSTLASALMGHPKYEVTEGSVTLDGEDVLEMAVDERARAGLFLAMQYPSEITGVTNADFLRSAMNVRRGEGNEISLIKFIRQMEAKMKQLEMNPEFMHRYLNEGFSGGEKKRNEILQMLLLEPKFVILDEIDSGLDIDALRIVAEGVNAMRSEDRGFLIITHYQRLLNYVKPDFVHVMMQGRIVKSGGPELAERLEAEGYDWIKEELGIVDETVGQDTEEFKVPMNTPGPKY; this is encoded by the coding sequence ATGGCGAATTCATCAACATTTACAATAGACGGTCTTAAAGCGAACGTCGAAGGAAAGGAAATTTTGAAAGGTCTTAGTTTGGAAATCAAAGGCGGAGAAATTCATGCCATCATGGGACCTAACGGTACTGGTAAAAGTACATTGGCTTCCGCATTGATGGGGCATCCGAAATATGAAGTAACTGAGGGCAGCGTTACTCTAGACGGTGAAGATGTTCTCGAAATGGCTGTTGACGAAAGAGCGCGCGCAGGATTGTTCCTGGCTATGCAATATCCAAGTGAAATCACGGGCGTTACCAACGCTGACTTCTTGCGCAGCGCAATGAATGTTCGTCGTGGTGAAGGCAATGAAATTTCTTTGATCAAGTTCATTCGCCAAATGGAAGCGAAGATGAAACAACTTGAGATGAACCCTGAGTTCATGCACCGTTATTTGAACGAAGGCTTCTCCGGCGGTGAAAAGAAACGTAACGAAATTCTGCAAATGCTGTTGCTTGAGCCGAAATTCGTCATCTTAGACGAAATTGACTCCGGTCTTGATATCGATGCTTTGCGTATCGTAGCTGAAGGCGTGAACGCAATGCGCAGTGAAGATCGCGGTTTCTTGATCATTACGCATTACCAACGTTTGCTTAATTACGTTAAACCTGATTTTGTACATGTTATGATGCAAGGTCGCATCGTAAAATCCGGTGGTCCTGAGCTTGCAGAGCGTCTGGAAGCGGAAGGTTACGACTGGATCAAAGAAGAACTCGGCATCGTGGATGAAACCGTTGGTCAAGACACGGAAGAATTCAAAGTTCCTATGAACACGCCAGGACCGAAGTACTAA
- a CDS encoding DUF1802 family protein, with product MGNPKALKEWASAVQALENGQQIFIMRKGGIVEETRDFQVESNDFFLYPTYEHQRRELLKEMYRGVIDETLAGWSADDAQVKISTFATMVEDIEISDQEQLNKLFPFHIWTENFTEERLKWKRKNPLHIMLLRVYKLEQSLEIPIEQAYLGCKSWIEIPADVMGNVSMTPILSDEEFVRQVAEIKRALLS from the coding sequence ATGGGGAATCCAAAGGCTCTTAAGGAATGGGCTTCAGCAGTTCAAGCACTCGAAAATGGACAACAAATCTTCATTATGCGTAAAGGAGGTATTGTTGAGGAGACGAGAGATTTTCAAGTCGAATCGAATGATTTCTTTCTCTATCCGACTTATGAGCACCAGAGAAGGGAATTGTTGAAAGAAATGTATCGCGGTGTCATCGACGAAACCTTAGCGGGCTGGAGCGCTGATGATGCTCAGGTGAAGATCAGCACCTTTGCCACGATGGTCGAAGATATTGAAATCAGTGATCAAGAGCAGTTGAATAAATTGTTTCCTTTTCACATCTGGACGGAGAATTTCACGGAAGAAAGACTGAAGTGGAAGCGCAAGAACCCTCTACATATCATGCTGTTGCGAGTGTATAAATTGGAACAGTCTTTGGAGATTCCAATCGAACAAGCCTATTTAGGCTGCAAGTCATGGATCGAGATTCCGGCAGATGTGATGGGAAATGTTTCTATGACGCCAATTTTGAGCGATGAGGAGTTTGTGCGGCAAGTTGCGGAAATTAAACGTGCTTTGTTGTCATAA
- a CDS encoding Dps family protein — protein sequence MTTTLTQTIPAVLNRQIANWGLLFVKLHHFHWYVKGNQFFTLHVKFEELYNEAALHVDELAERLLSIGGKPAATMKAYIELSSLKEALGNETATKMVEAIIEDFTILTQELKAGMQACEEVQDETTSDMLLAIQTSLEKHRWMLQSFLG from the coding sequence ATGACGACGACTTTAACACAAACGATTCCGGCTGTTCTGAATAGGCAAATTGCCAATTGGGGCTTGCTGTTTGTGAAACTGCACCATTTCCATTGGTATGTAAAAGGCAACCAATTTTTTACGCTGCATGTTAAATTTGAGGAGCTGTATAATGAAGCTGCTCTCCATGTGGACGAGCTGGCTGAACGTTTGCTTTCTATTGGTGGAAAGCCAGCGGCAACCATGAAGGCTTACATCGAATTATCCTCTTTGAAAGAAGCTTTAGGAAATGAAACGGCCACTAAAATGGTCGAGGCTATCATTGAAGATTTTACAATTCTTACTCAAGAATTGAAAGCCGGGATGCAAGCTTGTGAAGAAGTTCAGGACGAGACCACTTCAGACATGCTGCTGGCCATCCAAACCTCTTTGGAAAAGCATCGTTGGATGCTGCAATCTTTCCTCGGCTAG
- the mtnK gene encoding S-methyl-5-thioribose kinase has protein sequence MSTYHPLSEIQAIEYARQIPNLFQADSDLASHEIGDGNLNLVFRISETATGKSIILKQALPYAKVVGESWPLTLDRARIESEALIIEEALNPDLVPHVYAYDADLALTVMEDLSDHVIMRKGLIEGNQYPLFAEHIGRFLANTLFFTSDLGKNQQEKKIQQGRFINPELCKITEDLIFDDPYRDAETNSFEAPIRDAVEQLWADKNLHFEVAILRNKFLTSAQALLHGDLHTGSIFIKPDSTKVIDPEFAYYGPMGFDIGAVLANLILNFAGQEGWSTTSENRTAYRAYLLQTVKDVWTHFEANFRALWNQHGVDRVFQAAGYQDYFLAELLKDTVGFTGAKMVRRIVGLAHVADIDKIEDAAARERAQRLALAIGTSYIRTNRQITSIDELIAIATKEAAAERGFAL, from the coding sequence ATGTCCACTTATCATCCTTTATCGGAAATTCAAGCTATTGAATATGCACGTCAAATCCCGAATTTGTTCCAAGCAGATTCCGATCTCGCAAGCCATGAAATTGGTGACGGCAATTTAAACCTCGTTTTTCGCATATCTGAAACTGCGACCGGGAAAAGTATTATTTTGAAGCAAGCTCTCCCTTATGCCAAAGTTGTTGGTGAATCCTGGCCGCTGACGCTGGACCGTGCGCGTATAGAAAGCGAAGCGCTTATCATTGAAGAAGCATTGAATCCTGATCTCGTACCGCATGTTTATGCCTATGATGCTGATCTTGCGTTAACGGTCATGGAAGATTTAAGCGATCACGTGATTATGCGTAAAGGGTTGATTGAAGGCAACCAATATCCGCTTTTTGCTGAACATATCGGACGTTTCCTGGCCAACACCCTATTCTTCACTTCCGATTTGGGCAAAAACCAGCAAGAAAAGAAAATCCAGCAAGGTCGATTCATCAATCCTGAGCTTTGCAAAATAACCGAGGATTTGATTTTCGATGATCCTTACCGCGATGCCGAAACGAACAGCTTCGAAGCTCCAATTCGCGATGCTGTTGAACAGCTCTGGGCTGATAAAAACTTGCACTTTGAAGTAGCCATTCTCCGCAACAAATTTTTGACCAGTGCTCAAGCGCTTCTACATGGCGATCTGCATACAGGCAGTATTTTTATTAAACCTGATTCGACAAAAGTCATTGATCCTGAGTTTGCTTACTATGGCCCAATGGGATTCGACATCGGCGCGGTATTAGCAAACCTCATTCTTAATTTCGCGGGGCAAGAGGGCTGGAGCACAACGAGCGAAAACCGTACCGCCTATCGCGCCTACCTATTGCAAACGGTTAAAGACGTATGGACGCATTTCGAAGCCAATTTCCGCGCACTTTGGAATCAGCATGGCGTAGATCGTGTTTTCCAAGCTGCCGGATATCAAGATTATTTCTTGGCTGAGCTGCTCAAAGATACGGTCGGTTTCACCGGCGCCAAAATGGTCCGCCGCATCGTCGGACTTGCGCATGTTGCTGATATTGATAAAATTGAAGATGCTGCCGCAAGAGAGCGTGCTCAACGATTAGCACTTGCGATCGGTACTTCCTACATTCGCACCAATCGTCAAATCACATCCATCGATGAGCTTATTGCCATCGCGACCAAAGAAGCAGCTGCAGAAAGAGGATTTGCCCTATGA
- the mtnA gene encoding S-methyl-5-thioribose-1-phosphate isomerase, with protein sequence MTNANNSTNDLTNENLTTENITNENLTTEIQGALQSLRWNGQQLDLLDQRLLPEEIVYLPLDTATQVWEAIQHLKVRGAPAIGIAAAYGVYLGIRELDAEANGLLAEVQKQADYLATSRPTAVNLFWALDRIRAHAVSLAAAGVSPAAFKEALLGEAQKIQAEDEETNRLIGEHALTLFEDGFGVLTHCNAGGLATAKYGTALAPFYLAKEQGMNIKVFADETRPVLQGARLTAFELQQAGVDVTLICDNMAGAVMSKGWIQAVIVGTDRVAANGDVANKIGTYSVAVLAKAHGIPFYVASPLSTIDLNTPTGGDIPIEERHEDEITQGFGKRTAPKGVKVYNPAFDVTPNEYVTAIITEKGIVQAPYSENLRKLFE encoded by the coding sequence ATGACAAACGCTAACAACTCGACTAATGACTTAACTAATGAGAACTTAACAACTGAGAACATAACTAATGAGAACTTAACAACTGAGATCCAAGGCGCTTTGCAGTCCTTGCGTTGGAATGGACAACAGCTTGATCTTCTTGATCAACGATTGCTGCCGGAAGAGATCGTATATTTGCCGCTGGACACAGCCACGCAAGTGTGGGAAGCGATTCAGCACTTGAAGGTTCGCGGCGCACCTGCGATCGGGATCGCCGCCGCGTACGGGGTGTATCTCGGCATCCGCGAGCTGGATGCCGAGGCCAACGGACTTTTGGCGGAAGTCCAGAAGCAAGCGGATTATCTGGCGACGTCCCGTCCGACAGCCGTGAACTTGTTCTGGGCGCTCGATCGCATCAGAGCGCATGCGGTTAGCTTGGCAGCCGCGGGCGTTAGCCCGGCTGCTTTCAAGGAAGCGCTCCTGGGCGAAGCGCAGAAGATTCAAGCGGAGGACGAGGAGACGAACCGCCTTATCGGCGAACATGCGTTGACGCTGTTCGAAGATGGCTTCGGCGTGCTGACGCACTGCAACGCCGGCGGTTTGGCAACAGCCAAGTACGGCACGGCGCTAGCGCCGTTCTACTTGGCTAAGGAACAAGGCATGAACATCAAAGTGTTCGCCGATGAGACTCGGCCCGTGCTGCAAGGCGCGCGGCTAACGGCCTTTGAACTGCAGCAAGCCGGCGTCGACGTGACGCTGATCTGCGACAACATGGCCGGAGCGGTCATGTCGAAGGGCTGGATCCAAGCGGTCATCGTTGGAACAGACCGCGTTGCTGCCAACGGTGACGTTGCCAACAAAATCGGCACCTACAGTGTGGCCGTGTTGGCTAAGGCGCACGGCATCCCTTTCTACGTGGCGAGTCCGCTGTCCACGATCGATCTCAATACGCCAACTGGCGGAGATATTCCGATTGAGGAACGCCACGAAGATGAGATTACACAAGGCTTCGGCAAACGTACAGCGCCCAAAGGCGTGAAGGTATATAATCCTGCCTTCGACGTAACACCTAATGAATACGTGACTGCGATTATCACGGAAAAAGGAATCGTGCAAGCTCCCTATAGCGAGAACTTGCGCAAGCTTTTCGAATAA
- a CDS encoding Rpn family recombination-promoting nuclease/putative transposase has protein sequence MELLDARNDFIFKKIFGSENNKDVLLAFLNSTFLEAGEPPLTEITLLNPYTDKEDPTEKQSILDIKARTTEGKLINIEMQLFNPYNMEKRTLFYWSEMYYHQIKKGENYNLLKKCVTINILNYSCLPNDRYHSIFHLREDVTGIPLNDDIEVHVIELTKLEDHAVSMTGGLVNWLLFLQGVDQPNWEALTVNEPMLKKAMTTLEFLSQDRATRMAYNARMKYLSDEVSRTEGAWAEGKARGEAEGKADMARDLFALGVDISVIAKASGLSEEEIKKIVSH, from the coding sequence ATGGAATTGCTCGACGCGCGGAATGACTTTATTTTCAAAAAAATATTTGGCAGTGAAAATAACAAGGATGTGCTGTTGGCTTTTCTTAATAGCACGTTCCTAGAAGCAGGCGAACCTCCTCTTACTGAAATTACGTTATTGAATCCGTATACGGACAAAGAGGACCCGACGGAAAAACAGTCAATCCTAGATATTAAAGCCAGAACAACAGAAGGTAAACTGATTAATATAGAGATGCAATTGTTCAACCCCTACAATATGGAGAAGCGTACGCTGTTCTATTGGAGCGAAATGTACTACCATCAGATCAAAAAAGGTGAAAACTATAATTTATTGAAAAAATGTGTCACCATCAACATTTTGAATTATTCCTGTTTGCCCAATGATCGATACCATAGTATTTTCCATCTGCGAGAAGATGTTACTGGTATTCCTTTGAACGATGATATCGAAGTACATGTTATCGAATTGACGAAGTTAGAGGATCATGCCGTTTCCATGACAGGCGGTCTGGTAAACTGGCTATTGTTTCTGCAGGGGGTCGATCAACCAAACTGGGAGGCGTTAACCGTGAATGAACCGATGTTGAAAAAAGCAATGACCACGTTGGAATTTCTGAGTCAGGATAGGGCGACACGCATGGCGTACAATGCTCGTATGAAATATTTGAGCGATGAGGTTTCCCGCACTGAAGGAGCATGGGCGGAAGGAAAAGCTAGAGGGGAAGCGGAAGGGAAGGCAGATATGGCCCGCGATCTTTTTGCCCTTGGCGTAGATATCTCCGTGATTGCCAAAGCTTCCGGCCTTTCTGAAGAAGAAATCAAAAAAATAGTGAGTCACTGA
- a CDS encoding helix-turn-helix domain-containing protein encodes MSQPFYFEPMLENPMALDRLDLSFRWGSYGLRVLRCHLTSFSAGTIIDFHQHSEYEIHYIPYGKGSVILDDVTHVLQEGMLYVTGPGVIHRQEADKGEEMGELCLHVDIVKLTDGNDQGTRSDVWGEAWEIAEADACIKQLSELPHIPALDRQEAMKCFLVAYEALRSNQLGQYTIIKQSIVQMLLRTVGAYKADPHGLNLPARDMKSYRYQLAVQFIEDNYHRPLTLEGVADRVQISSRQLQRIFKEQANLSFSEYLEQVRLKHVCNELLQTSLTLEKIAESNGFASSNYLHYVFKKAHGVTPNRYRDQGLHQR; translated from the coding sequence ATGAGTCAGCCCTTTTATTTTGAACCCATGCTCGAAAATCCGATGGCTTTGGATCGTTTGGATTTAAGCTTTCGGTGGGGCTCCTATGGTCTTCGAGTTTTGCGCTGCCACCTGACATCCTTCTCTGCGGGCACTATTATCGATTTCCACCAGCACTCCGAATACGAAATTCACTATATCCCTTACGGCAAAGGCAGCGTGATTCTGGATGACGTTACACATGTCTTGCAGGAGGGTATGCTGTACGTGACAGGTCCTGGTGTCATTCATCGTCAAGAAGCCGATAAGGGCGAGGAGATGGGCGAACTCTGCCTGCATGTGGATATTGTTAAGTTGACGGATGGAAATGATCAGGGAACGCGTTCAGATGTCTGGGGAGAAGCTTGGGAAATTGCTGAAGCCGATGCCTGTATCAAGCAGCTCAGCGAGCTGCCCCATATTCCTGCGCTTGACCGTCAGGAAGCGATGAAATGCTTTCTGGTTGCCTATGAAGCCTTGCGCAGTAATCAGCTAGGGCAATACACCATAATTAAGCAATCCATTGTACAAATGCTGCTAAGGACAGTAGGCGCTTATAAAGCGGATCCCCACGGATTAAATCTGCCTGCCCGTGATATGAAAAGCTATCGCTATCAGCTGGCTGTTCAGTTTATAGAGGATAACTATCACCGACCGTTAACGTTGGAAGGAGTTGCCGACCGGGTGCAAATCAGCTCAAGGCAGCTGCAGCGGATCTTCAAGGAGCAGGCAAACCTCTCCTTCAGCGAGTACTTAGAACAAGTGCGTTTGAAACATGTCTGCAATGAGCTGCTCCAAACGTCGCTAACGCTTGAAAAGATAGCCGAGAGCAATGGCTTCGCCTCCAGCAATTATCTGCACTATGTGTTCAAAAAAGCGCATGGCGTAACCCCGAACCGTTATCGGGATCAAGGATTGCACCAGAGATAA
- a CDS encoding Gfo/Idh/MocA family protein: protein MIKVAMLSFWHVHAGDYAKQVTEHADTEIVAIWDELPARGQQEAEKRGVAFYADLAELLANPEIDGVVVDTPTNLHREVIVAAAKAGKHIFTEKVIAPTVQEVNEILAAVDEAGVTLTVSLPRLNAATTLAIQEVVEKELLGTLTLVRTRLSHNGGISTNANPHGWLPEHFYNAEQCGGGALIDLGCHPMYLTRLLLGLPEAVSASYGYVTGREVEDNAVATLQYANGALGIVEAGFVNAFSPFVIEVHGTDGSLLYSEHDGKIWLRTNKLEEASQQWTAYENWPQAQVSAFDQWVAHIQSGTKATTNIQLAADLTKLMEAANQSVATKQQVRLDSLTQ, encoded by the coding sequence ATGATAAAAGTAGCAATGTTAAGTTTTTGGCACGTACACGCAGGGGATTATGCTAAACAGGTTACCGAGCATGCCGATACGGAAATCGTCGCTATTTGGGATGAGTTGCCGGCTAGAGGGCAGCAAGAAGCTGAGAAGCGCGGCGTTGCTTTCTATGCAGATTTAGCTGAATTGCTGGCCAATCCAGAGATTGATGGTGTTGTCGTGGATACGCCAACAAATCTGCATCGCGAAGTTATCGTTGCTGCTGCGAAGGCGGGTAAACATATATTCACAGAGAAAGTGATTGCGCCTACTGTGCAGGAAGTCAATGAAATTTTGGCTGCTGTGGATGAAGCTGGTGTCACCTTAACGGTTTCGCTGCCTCGTTTGAACGCTGCAACTACACTTGCTATTCAAGAAGTTGTGGAGAAAGAATTGCTCGGTACACTTACATTAGTTCGTACACGCTTGTCGCACAATGGCGGGATTTCGACGAATGCGAATCCGCATGGCTGGCTGCCAGAGCATTTCTACAATGCCGAGCAATGCGGCGGCGGAGCGCTGATTGATCTAGGTTGTCATCCGATGTATTTGACACGTTTGCTGCTTGGTTTGCCTGAAGCTGTAAGCGCTTCTTATGGGTATGTAACAGGCCGAGAAGTGGAAGATAACGCGGTTGCAACGCTGCAATATGCGAACGGTGCTTTGGGGATAGTAGAAGCAGGATTTGTTAACGCTTTTTCACCATTTGTAATTGAAGTTCACGGAACCGACGGCAGCCTGCTGTACTCCGAACATGACGGGAAAATTTGGCTGCGTACCAATAAGCTCGAAGAAGCAAGCCAGCAATGGACGGCATATGAGAACTGGCCGCAGGCCCAAGTCTCGGCTTTTGACCAATGGGTAGCCCATATTCAAAGTGGGACCAAAGCTACAACCAATATTCAGCTTGCTGCTGATTTAACGAAATTAATGGAGGCTGCGAACCAATCTGTTGCAACCAAACAGCAGGTTCGTCTTGATTCCTTAACCCAGTAG
- a CDS encoding M15 family metallopeptidase, which produces MNTKMTYSLTLFVALSIVTGCSSKSESTPTLSPAASPTTQATATATSSSPSPSATTAASATPKATPKATAGAVVPPTASPAPSKNGDIQVVAKPESVTVLVNKMNSLPSSYEPTDLVYPDIPFIFAEKIEKRKMRSSAAKAIEKLVAGAEKDGIHLAGVSAYRSYATQKSVFQRYVLKDGEEKAKTYSAVPGTSEHETGLAIDVTGSDGKCAAEDCFGGTKEANWLEKHAAEYGFIIRYPKGKSAITGYQYEPWHIRYVGVDVSKDIEAKKVTMEEYYNAVPVSK; this is translated from the coding sequence ATGAACACTAAAATGACCTATTCGCTGACCTTATTTGTGGCGTTATCCATAGTAACAGGCTGCAGCAGCAAGTCGGAATCGACGCCAACGCTTAGTCCAGCAGCCAGTCCAACTACACAGGCTACCGCTACAGCAACGTCAAGTAGTCCAAGTCCATCAGCAACGACAGCTGCATCTGCAACACCTAAGGCAACACCCAAAGCAACAGCTGGTGCAGTCGTTCCGCCGACTGCTTCGCCTGCGCCGTCCAAGAACGGGGACATTCAAGTCGTAGCCAAGCCGGAAAGTGTAACCGTACTGGTCAATAAGATGAACTCGCTGCCCTCCAGCTATGAGCCGACGGATTTGGTCTACCCGGATATTCCTTTTATTTTCGCAGAGAAAATAGAAAAACGGAAAATGCGCAGTTCCGCAGCTAAAGCGATTGAGAAGCTTGTGGCAGGTGCCGAGAAAGATGGCATCCATTTGGCTGGTGTGTCTGCTTACCGGTCTTATGCAACGCAGAAGTCGGTCTTTCAGCGTTATGTCTTGAAAGATGGCGAAGAGAAAGCCAAAACTTACAGTGCGGTTCCGGGAACAAGCGAGCATGAAACGGGACTGGCTATTGATGTCACAGGCAGCGATGGCAAGTGTGCGGCTGAAGATTGCTTTGGCGGGACCAAGGAAGCGAACTGGCTGGAGAAGCACGCGGCAGAGTATGGGTTTATTATCCGCTATCCCAAGGGCAAGTCAGCCATTACAGGCTATCAATATGAGCCTTGGCACATTCGCTATGTGGGCGTAGATGTTTCTAAGGACATCGAGGCTAAGAAGGTGACAATGGAAGAATACTATAATGCAGTGCCAGTTTCGAAATAG
- a CDS encoding homocysteine synthase — MSGSERQYLPETLAIHAGQVVDPTTNSRAVPIYQTTSYVFNDTDHAANLFALKEFGNIYTRIMNPTTDVFEKRIAALEGAPAALAVASGQAAITFSILNIAEVGDEIVAASSLYGGTYNLFSNTLPKLGITVKFVDPSNPENFRGAITDKTKAIYAESIGNPKGDILDIKAVAAIAHENAIPLIIDNTFPSPYLLKPIEHGADIVVHSATKFIGGHGTTIGGVIVDAGKFDWAASGKFPGLTKPDPSYNGVVYTDAVGPIAYIIKARVQLLRDLGASLSPQSAFLLLQGLETLHLRMERHSSNALKVAQYLESHENVEWVSYAGLESHPSYKLAKEYLPKGQGAILSFGIKGGVEAGKKLIHSVELFSHLANVGDSKSLIIHPASTTHSQLNEQEQVSAGVSPGLIRLSVGTEAIEDIIYDLGQAIAASQA, encoded by the coding sequence ATGTCAGGTTCAGAACGCCAGTACTTACCGGAAACACTCGCGATTCATGCAGGTCAAGTGGTTGATCCAACAACTAATTCTAGGGCTGTCCCGATTTATCAAACGACATCCTATGTGTTCAATGACACGGACCATGCGGCAAATTTATTTGCCCTCAAAGAATTTGGCAATATTTATACGCGTATTATGAATCCTACGACAGACGTATTTGAGAAGCGTATCGCTGCACTCGAAGGCGCGCCTGCTGCGCTTGCTGTTGCTTCCGGTCAAGCTGCGATTACTTTTTCCATCTTGAACATTGCTGAAGTTGGTGATGAGATCGTTGCGGCTTCTTCTTTGTACGGCGGTACTTATAACTTATTTTCCAATACATTGCCTAAACTGGGGATTACGGTGAAATTCGTGGATCCAAGCAATCCAGAAAATTTCCGCGGGGCAATTACTGATAAAACGAAAGCAATTTATGCAGAGTCCATCGGTAATCCAAAAGGGGATATTCTTGATATTAAGGCAGTTGCAGCGATTGCCCACGAAAATGCCATACCTTTAATCATTGACAACACGTTCCCAAGTCCCTATTTGCTTAAACCGATTGAGCATGGCGCGGATATAGTTGTTCACTCTGCAACGAAATTCATTGGCGGTCATGGCACTACAATTGGCGGCGTCATCGTGGACGCAGGTAAATTTGATTGGGCTGCAAGCGGTAAATTCCCTGGTTTGACGAAGCCGGATCCAAGCTATAATGGCGTTGTTTATACAGACGCAGTAGGTCCTATTGCTTACATTATCAAAGCGCGCGTGCAATTGCTTCGTGATTTGGGTGCATCTTTGTCTCCGCAAAGCGCATTCTTGTTGCTGCAAGGGTTGGAAACATTGCACCTTCGTATGGAGCGTCACAGCTCGAATGCCCTCAAAGTTGCGCAGTACCTCGAATCTCATGAGAATGTGGAATGGGTTAGCTATGCAGGCCTAGAAAGTCATCCGTCCTATAAGCTTGCAAAGGAGTACTTGCCCAAAGGTCAAGGCGCTATTCTTAGCTTCGGGATCAAAGGCGGCGTTGAAGCAGGCAAGAAGCTGATTCATTCCGTTGAATTGTTCTCTCATCTTGCGAATGTCGGGGATTCCAAGTCTTTGATTATTCATCCTGCCAGCACAACGCATTCCCAGTTGAATGAACAGGAACAAGTGTCTGCCGGTGTTTCACCAGGACTTATTCGTCTATCTGTTGGAACAGAAGCGATTGAAGATATTATTTATGATCTGGGGCAAGCGATTGCGGCAAGCCAAGCGTAA
- the namA gene encoding NADPH dehydrogenase NamA, with product MLFDSYTIKQVTFKNRIVMSPMCMYASDDTGEVKDWHHIHYATRAVGQVGLIIVEATAVTAQGRISPQDLGIWHDNHIEGLKRVVDSVHSQGSHIGIQLAHAGRKAVLETPIIAPSAIPFSETFKTPDEATLPQIQETIRAFADAAYRAKQAGFDVIEIHGAHGYLINEFLSPLINLRNDEYGGERDGRFRFLQEVIIAVKQRWDGPLFVRISAHEYLDGGLTPEDHVYFAGKLKELGVDLIDASSGGTFPVVPKTYPGYQVPFAEQIRTKANIPTGAVGFITEPEQAEEILQSGRADLIFLGRVLLREPYWVRTAASRLHTELKPPVPYTRGW from the coding sequence ATGCTGTTCGATTCTTACACCATTAAGCAGGTTACATTCAAAAATCGCATTGTCATGTCGCCCATGTGCATGTATGCGTCTGATGATACGGGCGAAGTGAAAGATTGGCATCATATCCATTATGCGACACGGGCTGTCGGGCAGGTGGGGCTTATTATCGTGGAAGCCACCGCCGTCACCGCACAGGGCCGCATCTCTCCACAGGATCTCGGAATTTGGCACGACAACCATATCGAAGGATTGAAGCGAGTCGTTGATTCGGTTCACAGTCAAGGCTCGCATATCGGTATTCAACTTGCCCATGCAGGCCGAAAAGCCGTACTCGAAACGCCGATCATCGCCCCCTCTGCGATCCCTTTCTCGGAGACTTTCAAAACACCGGATGAAGCTACGCTTCCACAAATCCAAGAAACGATTAGAGCTTTCGCGGATGCAGCCTACCGAGCCAAACAAGCTGGCTTTGATGTTATTGAGATCCATGGCGCACATGGCTATTTGATCAACGAATTCCTGTCACCGCTCATTAACCTTAGAAACGATGAATACGGCGGAGAGCGAGACGGACGTTTCCGCTTCTTGCAAGAGGTGATTATCGCTGTCAAACAACGCTGGGACGGACCTTTGTTTGTGCGAATCTCAGCACATGAATACTTGGATGGCGGACTTACGCCGGAAGATCATGTATATTTCGCTGGGAAGCTGAAAGAACTCGGAGTCGACCTCATTGATGCCAGCTCCGGCGGTACATTCCCCGTAGTTCCCAAGACGTACCCGGGTTATCAAGTACCCTTCGCTGAACAAATCCGAACCAAAGCCAATATTCCCACTGGAGCCGTCGGTTTCATCACCGAGCCAGAGCAAGCTGAGGAGATTTTGCAAAGCGGTAGAGCAGACCTCATCTTCCTCGGTCGTGTGCTGCTGCGAGAGCCTTATTGGGTGCGGACGGCTGCCAGTCGATTGCATACTGAGCTCAAACCTCCTGTCCCTTACACGCGAGGTTGGTAA